CTCTGATGCTTTTAGCCATCTACGttgtccaaaaaaaaaaaaaaaaaaagtgttcTAAGTCTCATTTCCGTGGCGTCATGGTGACCAAGTTAAAAACTACGGGTTCTCTAATCCTCGCGACACCAAACCGGTTCAACCTCATCTTTCTGACTGCTCTAATGTATATAATGGTCACTCAGAAAAATCCGGGTCTTCGGGGGAGTCCACCACCGAGAACGGGGAATTCCCCGTGGGGTGTCAGGGAAATAATAGCCCTAATTGGGGAGTTTTTCCAATGGCTTCAATATTTTACTTCAAGGGGAAGGTGGACTCCGCAATGCTTGACAATCTACATGTGATATACCATAGTGAAATACTCCTCAAACACTTATATTCCCCCTCCAAAATACAGTGGCTGTTCAAAATATTGTGGGGGCCTTCGGGTAATCGGTCGGATGAAGACCGAGTGGTCCCCTCGTAACATGGAGAATATCGttgaaaagagaagaatctcaaTCTGCTACATATCATCTACGTCTTAAACAATGGCTTCTATCACACTCCGCTCTGCCCTGCAAACCACCCCAGTGGCATACGGCTTCTGGTTGACGTATGTCTATCCTCCGCATTTCACAGCATCAGCTCCCCGCTGCTCTTTAATTCAACCTCGAAGCGGTCCATGTCATTAGGAAACTCCGGAATCAAGCAGAACTAACCGACCTCCTACTTCAGCCTTCCCAGTGCCCCAGTCGCAAAGACCATCCTCCGCCGCAGCCCCGAGTTCACAGAAGGTGGATTCAGCTGGGTCCTAGTTGACGCTGAACATGGATTGATAAACGACAGCCATTATTTTGAGGTCTGTCCTTTTCGGAGTGAATTGATTTGAAGGGTCACCTATGAACTAAATACTCTTAGCTCACAAATGCCGTCGGCCACGAGGGCGCTAGTCCGATTATCCGTGTGCCCTGGCCCGAAGAGTGGATGATCAAGCGTGCTCTTGATGCTGGTGCCCACGGTGTCATGACTCCTATGTGTCACTCCGCTGTATGCATAACCCCAATCGCTACCTGGAAATCGATCTAGTTCCTAACTTCGGCTCTTCTACTTACCACAGGAGGATGCAGCCAAGGTCGTCAGCTACTGCAAGTACCCGCCAATCGGAGTCCGTGGATACGGGCCCCTGTTTGCACCCCATGCATTCCCTGGTGTCAAGCCTGCCGATTACGATGAAAAGACGCACGGCGAAGTCCTCGTCGTTGTGCAGATTGAGTCGCGGCCTGGAGTTGAAAATGTAGAGGAGATTGCCAAGGTCGAGGGACTGGATGTTTTGTTCAT
Above is a window of Penicillium digitatum chromosome 2, complete sequence DNA encoding:
- a CDS encoding 2,4-dihydroxyhept-2-ene-1,7-dioic acid aldolase yields the protein MASITLRSALQTTPVAYGFWLTLPSAPVAKTILRRSPEFTEGGFSWVLVDAEHGLINDSHYFELTNAVGHEGASPIIRVPWPEEWMIKRALDAGAHGVMTPMCHSAEDAAKVVSYCKYPPIGVRGYGPLFAPHAFPGVKPADYDEKTHGEVLVVVQIESRPGVENVEEIAKVEGLDVLFIGPFDLAKQMRVTRGGEEHEAAIQRVLNAARSAGKKAAIFCSDGEDALRRTQQGFDMVSITTDVTVFGDGMLNELEKAKGSSKVQGKRDGY